A stretch of Comamonadaceae bacterium M7527 DNA encodes these proteins:
- a CDS encoding integrase, with the protein MSIIERYFVPYFGERLFESLTHTDIREFELWRDRRLSRAPKTSTLNTFTSAWSRLTATAVERGYISERVPLPKLTSKGMKGTTRAAFSGDEMTALLAFMEQWCTQGVKAVEREIRPLLRDYVELLLFTGMRHGTEAMNIRWRDIEWHTKDGVRYLRIHVSGKTGSRWLIAKHAAVHALQRLHARQRDVCEMSFETLFAARVQQLLFRYSDGHQPHSLVGTFRKLMRDSGMLKNTQGQSRTLYSIRHTYATLALLEGSADIHTLSKQLGNSAAMIERHYSKLTATMAAEKLA; encoded by the coding sequence TTGAGCATCATCGAGCGCTACTTTGTGCCGTACTTTGGCGAACGCTTGTTTGAATCATTGACGCACACAGACATACGCGAGTTTGAGCTGTGGCGAGATAGACGGCTGTCTAGGGCACCAAAGACAAGCACGCTCAACACTTTCACAAGTGCTTGGAGCAGATTGACTGCAACAGCTGTAGAGCGTGGCTACATCAGTGAGCGAGTACCACTGCCAAAACTCACAAGCAAGGGCATGAAGGGCACTACACGAGCAGCATTCAGTGGCGACGAGATGACGGCACTGCTGGCGTTTATGGAGCAGTGGTGCACACAAGGTGTCAAAGCCGTAGAGCGTGAAATTCGCCCTTTGCTGCGTGACTACGTGGAGCTGCTGCTTTTTACTGGCATGAGGCACGGCACAGAGGCGATGAACATACGTTGGCGCGACATAGAGTGGCACACAAAGGATGGTGTGCGTTACTTGCGCATACACGTGAGTGGCAAAACTGGCAGCAGATGGTTGATTGCCAAACACGCAGCCGTCCATGCGCTGCAACGGCTGCACGCTAGACAAAGGGATGTTTGTGAGATGTCGTTTGAAACCCTGTTTGCAGCGCGAGTGCAACAACTGCTGTTCAGATACAGCGATGGACATCAGCCACACAGCTTGGTTGGCACGTTTCGCAAGCTGATGCGTGACAGTGGCATGCTCAAGAACACACAAGGGCAGAGTCGCACGCTGTACTCAATACGCCATACCTACGCCACGCTTGCACTGTTGGAGGGTAGTGCAGACATACACACACTCAGCAAGCAGCTTGGCAACAGTGCAGCGATGATTGAGAGGCACTACAGCAAGCTCACAGCGACTATGGCAGCTGAGAAGTTGGCTTGA
- a CDS encoding AAA family ATPase, which yields MNKFEYTPTTIDEIVFGNDESRELIEDIVSGSLPFPYEGKSGILLYGTFGSGKTTLARLLPSAIEFGKTQDTLAMEAEFFGCQQGHTNTTIMESVKKMMNVQSLNASGLHYLIFDEVDNLSKLAQGSMKTVLNNKRAVFILTTNNIAALDKGLKDRCVLIEMNAAADAEFLPIARRMASDAEVVLNDSQLLAAISGNNGSFRNVMFSLQRLMLKVQRGNAAARAALNSIKQAASK from the coding sequence ATGAACAAATTTGAATATACCCCTACCACCATCGACGAAATTGTCTTTGGAAACGACGAATCACGCGAACTGATTGAAGACATTGTCAGTGGCAGCTTACCTTTTCCATACGAAGGCAAGAGTGGCATTTTGCTGTATGGCACATTTGGCAGTGGTAAGACAACGCTTGCACGCTTGCTACCTTCTGCTATCGAATTTGGCAAGACACAAGACACGTTGGCAATGGAGGCTGAGTTTTTTGGCTGTCAGCAAGGGCATACAAACACGACGATTATGGAGTCTGTGAAAAAGATGATGAACGTGCAATCTTTGAATGCGAGTGGTTTGCACTACTTGATTTTTGATGAGGTGGATAACTTGAGCAAGCTCGCACAAGGCAGCATGAAAACAGTGCTCAACAACAAGCGTGCTGTGTTCATCCTCACCACCAACAACATCGCAGCGTTAGACAAGGGTTTGAAGGATAGATGCGTGTTGATAGAGATGAACGCAGCAGCAGATGCTGAGTTTTTGCCAATCGCTCGACGCATGGCAAGCGATGCAGAAGTGGTTTTAAACGACAGTCAACTGTTAGCTGCCATCAGTGGCAACAATGGCTCGTTTAGGAATGTGATGTTCAGCTTGCAGCGTTTGATGCTAAAAGTGCAGCGCGGCAATGCAGCTGCGAGAGCAGCACTCAACAGCATCAAACAAGCTGCTAGCAAGTAG
- a CDS encoding site-specific integrase produces the protein MAAAKSLTSAELAHTLDYISTRKFAARDRAMLLMMVMSGLRVSEVADLKLCDVRDANGTVRAEIYLGAHRVKHNHARTVYVSTRLQEELQCYINSRKWYEEEQALFTTYSGARKGFSANVLSQHFYWLFKAAGIKGASSHSGRKTFLTSLASQGVSVFVLASLAGHKSIATTQRYITVNDDVKRRAVELV, from the coding sequence ATGGCTGCAGCTAAATCACTAACCAGCGCGGAACTTGCGCACACACTCGACTACATCAGCACACGCAAGTTTGCAGCACGCGATAGAGCGATGCTGTTGATGATGGTGATGAGTGGTTTGCGTGTGAGCGAGGTGGCAGACTTGAAGCTGTGTGATGTACGCGATGCGAACGGCACGGTTCGAGCAGAAATATATCTAGGTGCTCACCGCGTCAAACACAACCATGCACGCACTGTGTATGTGAGCACACGACTGCAAGAGGAACTGCAGTGCTACATCAACTCGCGCAAGTGGTACGAGGAGGAGCAAGCACTGTTCACAACTTACAGTGGTGCACGCAAGGGATTCAGCGCCAACGTGCTGTCACAGCACTTTTACTGGTTGTTCAAAGCTGCTGGCATCAAAGGTGCAAGCAGTCACAGTGGACGCAAGACGTTTTTAACGTCACTCGCAAGTCAAGGTGTCAGCGTGTTTGTGCTTGCTTCACTTGCTGGTCACAAGAGCATTGCAACCACACAGCGTTACATCACTGTCAATGATGATGTGAAGCGCAGAGCTGTCGAGTTGGTTTGA
- a CDS encoding phospholipase A produces MSKQPNVPTAVAAFLLTTVLALSAAPVDAATATPTASTTSQIGAACLNAGDDAAQLACFQAWAQTVLTPTATAVTPTKTATPATAQAEKALAAPNPATNCDSNNPEHNASALQRFWELTPQTDCDTFGLRGYKPLSLMWSTATDVNKQPSSPQTGHTAAVAQPYQNYENLIQLSVRTKVAKGLLVSDGVRKDALWFGYTQKSFWQLFNAELSRPFRATDHEPEIMYIYPINYDLGSGWSWRYAGLSVNHQSNGQTQPLSRSWNRAVLMAGIDHPNGSRIEAKLWRRLRENPAHDDNPDISTFMGKGEVSALWALSPKTSLGITARHGLSAGAKGAVQLDWFKQPSNQATQLGAASGLRYHVQLFSGYGDSLTSYNHKRTALRVGLSLVDW; encoded by the coding sequence ATGTCAAAACAACCCAATGTGCCAACTGCGGTCGCAGCATTTTTGTTGACGACTGTGTTGGCCCTATCGGCCGCACCTGTTGACGCCGCCACTGCCACACCAACCGCTAGCACGACAAGCCAAATAGGCGCTGCCTGCCTCAATGCGGGCGACGATGCCGCGCAACTGGCCTGCTTTCAAGCTTGGGCGCAAACGGTTTTAACGCCCACTGCAACGGCCGTCACGCCAACAAAAACAGCAACACCGGCGACAGCTCAAGCTGAAAAAGCCTTAGCAGCGCCAAACCCAGCCACCAACTGCGACAGTAACAACCCAGAGCACAATGCCTCAGCCTTGCAGCGCTTTTGGGAACTTACGCCACAAACCGATTGCGACACGTTTGGCCTGCGTGGGTACAAACCGCTAAGCCTCATGTGGTCTACCGCCACCGACGTGAACAAACAGCCCAGCTCACCCCAAACAGGCCACACGGCAGCTGTCGCACAGCCCTACCAAAACTACGAAAACCTCATTCAACTGAGCGTGCGTACGAAGGTGGCCAAAGGCTTGCTGGTTAGTGACGGTGTGCGCAAAGACGCGCTGTGGTTTGGCTATACGCAAAAGTCGTTTTGGCAGTTGTTCAACGCTGAACTGTCGCGCCCCTTCAGGGCCACCGACCATGAGCCCGAGATCATGTACATCTACCCCATCAACTACGACTTGGGCAGTGGTTGGAGCTGGCGCTACGCGGGCTTGTCTGTCAACCACCAATCCAACGGCCAAACGCAACCGCTAAGCCGCAGCTGGAACCGTGCTGTTTTGATGGCCGGCATAGACCACCCCAACGGCTCACGCATTGAAGCCAAGCTGTGGCGCCGCCTGCGTGAGAACCCGGCCCACGACGACAACCCCGACATCAGCACATTCATGGGCAAGGGTGAAGTCAGCGCCTTATGGGCCCTGTCACCCAAAACATCGCTTGGCATCACCGCACGCCATGGCCTAAGCGCTGGCGCCAAAGGCGCTGTACAACTCGACTGGTTTAAACAACCCAGCAACCAGGCCACACAACTGGGTGCCGCATCTGGCCTGCGCTACCACGTGCAACTGTTTAGCGGCTACGGCGACAGCCTGACCAGCTACAACCACAAACGCACGGCACTCAGGGTGGGGTTGAGCTTGGTGGACTGGTGA